A window of the Lactuca sativa cultivar Salinas chromosome 7, Lsat_Salinas_v11, whole genome shotgun sequence genome harbors these coding sequences:
- the LOC111913761 gene encoding epidermis-specific secreted glycoprotein EP1, translating into MTSPNSILVTALLLLLSFQLLYTISEAIVPSADTFSYVNEGDFGEYIVEYDADYRTLPPFSNPFQLCFYNTTPNTFTLALRMGTVRSESLMRWVWEANRGNPVGENATLTFGTDGNLVLADSDGRIAWQTNTANKGVVGLQVLPTGNMVLHDGTGTFIWQSFDSPTDTLLVGQSLRAGGASNLVSRASAENNIDGPYSLVMEPKRLALYYKSANSPYPMLYWTSVEWFTVDVGSVTNGSLINLTLTSVPDTDEGFLYYLTFDYYITNPLSGWNRNMAFSRYNNTLSYLRLGIDGNLKFYTYNPNVQGVSWELVYTFLDRNSIEGECQLPERCEKFGLCEDNQCVACPTPFGLSGWSKDCEASKVTSCQASDFGYFKLDGVDHFMTKYTTGDWVSNQWDCESKCTKDCNCMGYFYHTADSRCWIAYDLKTLTRVGNSTHFAYIKAPYNLSLNGIRL; encoded by the coding sequence ATGACTTCTCCTAATTCCATCTTGGTAACTGCCCTTCTACTTTTACTCAGCTTTCAACTACTTTACACCATCTCTGAAGCTATTGTTCCTTCTGCAGACACCTTCAGTTATGTAAACGAAGGTGATTTTGGAGAATATATCGTCGAGTACGATGCAGATTATCGTACTCTCCCCCCTTTTAGTAACCCATTCCAGCTTTGTTTCTACAACACCACCCCTAACACATTCACTCTCGCTCTACGTATGGGTACTGTCCGATCGGAGTCGCTCATGCGTTGGGTTTGGGAAGCTAACCGGGGGAACCCAGTTGGTGAGAACGCCACCCTCACCTTCGGTACAGATGGAAACCTTGTCCTGGCGGATTCCGATGGCCGGATTGCCTGGCAAACAAATACCGCCAACAAGGGTGTGGTCGGTTTGCAGGTGCTCCCCACCGGTAACATGGTTCTTCATGATGGTACTGGCACTTTCATATGGCAAAGCTTCGATTCCCCAACTGATACTCTCTTGGTGGGTCAATCACTCCGAGCTGGTGGTGCCAGTAATCTGGTGAGCCGGGCTTCCGCCGAGAACAACATTGATGGACCATATAGCTTGGTGATGGAGCCTAAGCGGTTAGCCTTGTATTACAAGAGCGCTAACTCGCCTTACCCAATGCTATATTGGACGTCTGTGGAGTGGTTCACTGTTGATGTCGGTAGTGTGACCAATGGTAGTTTGATCAATTTAACTCTGACGTCGGTTCCAGATACCGATGAGGGTTTTCTCTATTACTTGACTTTTGATTATTACATCACAAATCCACTTTCCGGTTGGAATCGCAACATGGCCTTTTCACGATACAACAACACCTTATCGTATCTGCGACTAGGGATAGATGGCAACCTTAAATTCTACACGTATAATCCGAACGTGCAAGGTGTGTCCTGGGAACTGGTCTACACGTTTCTCGACCGGAACTCCATAGAAGGTGAGTGCCAATTGCCGGAACGATGTGAAAAGTTTGGGCTATGTGAGGATAACCAGTGTGTGGCATGCCCAACACCATTTGGACTAAGTGGGTGGAGCAAAGATTGTGAGGCTAGCAAGGTGACGTCTTGTCAAGCAAGTGACTTTGGCTACTTCAAGCTTGATGGGGTTGACCATTTTATGACCAAGTACACAACGGGAGATTGGGTATCGAATCAATGGGACTGCGAGAGCAAATGCACCAAGGACTGCAATTGCATGGGGTATTTCTACCACACCGCTGATTCCAGGTGCTGGATTGCATATGATTTGAAGACATTAACAAGGGTTGGAAACTCGACTCATTTCGCGTATATCAAAGCACCTTACAACTTATCCCTAAATGGAATTCGTCTTTGA